A single genomic interval of Helianthus annuus cultivar XRQ/B chromosome 6, HanXRQr2.0-SUNRISE, whole genome shotgun sequence harbors:
- the LOC110944522 gene encoding uncharacterized protein LOC110944522 — protein sequence MSYSSSSSDGVLDDMVITMTQEAINYLQEEAESSILCTRQPPLAWNRLGAHERLVQDYFCETPLYDDGQFKRMFRMSRRLFVKISDDLAGESLFFTQRVSASRKVGFSGLQKCTAAIRQLAYDTSSDAWDEYLRMSSRTCRESLENFCESVISLYGRRYLRMPTAADVPFLYEAHQRIHEFPGMLGSLDCTQWEWAASPTA from the exons ATGTCTTATTCGAGCTCCTCTTCCGACGGTGTTCTTGACGATATGGTTATCACCATGACGCAGGAGGCGATAAATTATTTGCAAGAAGAAGCCGAATCCTCTATATTGTGTACCAGACAACCGCCTCTTGCATGGAATCGGTTAGGTGCTCATGAACGTCTAGTGCAAGATTATTTTTGTGAAACTCCTTTGTACGATGATGGTCAGTTTAAGCGTATGTTTCGTATGAGCCGACGACTATTCGTTAAAATTTCCGATGATCTTGCGGGCGAATCCCTTTTTTTCACGCAAAGGGTAAGTGCAAGTCGCAAAGTTGGTTTCTCTGGACTACAAAAGTGTACAGCAGCAATTAGGCAACTAGCGTACGACACATCGAGTGATGCGTGGGATGAATATTTAAGGATGTCGTCAAGAACGTGTCGTGAGTCTCTTGAAAATTTTTGTGAAA GTGTTATTTCTCTGTACGGGAGACGATATTTGAGGATGCCAACCGCAGCCGACGTTCCTTTTCTATACGAGGCCCATCAGCGCATACACGAGTTTCCTGGAATGTTGGGTAGTCTTGATTGCACGCAATGGGAATGGGCGGCAAGTCCAACCGCTTAG